Proteins found in one Bicyclus anynana chromosome 26, ilBicAnyn1.1, whole genome shotgun sequence genomic segment:
- the LOC128199527 gene encoding phenoloxidase-activating factor 2-like, whose amino-acid sequence MVFSRMRFTILTVLLVASSVSGWVRQRTRRQSNGLNPANEYNERPCETEEGEAGVCVYYYQCDIATRTVIGDGTTLIDMRSATRECPTYLEICCQPKDRITEESSEKNKQGATYSDKIDPYKLSETQQMFDIEDMNFLETLDNLSKNTSFSEECGWNDPSNFVFQPPNQDVSDRGVYANYGEFPWMVALLRKSNTMVWVQNDYMGGGAIIHPSVVVTAQHKLRKIKAHELKCRAGEWDTEIDKEQFSIQERDADRFVSHERYFGASLLNDIALIFLKAPFDLGVPHIGPACLARGIPDNTATCFSMGWGKIDLVNEVDAKILKKVKLPLVEHDRCQELLHTKTRFRHIPNFVLDASLTCAGGEENIDVCQGDGGSALVCSIGHREGKMRYAVVGLVAYGLECGKRDVPGVYVNVPHLADWVDRQMRAAGLGTDSYSF is encoded by the exons atgGTTTTCTCCAGAATGAG GTTCACAATATTAACAGTTTTGCTAGTCGCTAGCAGTGTGTCAGGCTGGGTCAGACAAAGAACTAGACGACAGAGCAATGGACTTAACCCTGCTAACGAATACAAtg AAAGGCCGTGCGAAACGGAAGAGGGCGAGGCCGGGGTTTGCGTGTATTACTACCAGTGTGACATTGCGACCCGCACTGTCATCGGAGACGGCACAACCCTCATAGATATGCG GTCTGCCACGAGGGAATGCCCCACATATCTGGAGATCTGCTGTCAGCCCAAAGATCGTATTACAGAAGAGTCCTCGGAAAAGAACAAACAGGGAGCAACATATTCTGACAAAATAGATCCGTATAAACTTTCAGAGACACAGCAAATGTTTGACATAGAAGATATGAACTTTTTGGAGACTTTGG ACAATCTTTCAAAGAACACAAGTTTCTCCGAGGAGTGCGGGTGGAACGACCCGAGTAACTTCGTGTTCCAGCCGCCCAACCAAGACGTGTCCGACCGGGGGGTGTATGCCAACTACGGGGAGTTCCCCTGGATGGTGGCGCTACTGAG GAAGTCCAACACAATGGTGTGGGTACAGAACGACTACATGGGTGGCGGCGCCATCATCCACCCGTCCGTGGTTGTCACTGCTCAGCACAAGCTGCGGAAAATCAAGGCCCATGAG TTGAAATGCCGTGCCGGCGAGTGGGACACAGAGATCGACAAGGAGCAGTTCAGTATACAGGAGAGAGACGCTGATCGCTTCGTCTCTCATGAAAGGTATTTTGGGG CGTCTTTACTCAATGACATCGCGCTGATCTTCCTCAAGGCACCGTTTGATCTGGGGGTACCGCACATCGGGCCGGCGTGCCTGGCGCGGGGCATACCCGACAACACTGCCACGTGCTTCAGCATGGGCTGGGGCAAGATAGACCTGGTCAACGAGGTGGACGCCAAGATACTGAAGAAG GTGAAGCTGCCGCTGGTAGAACACGATAGATGCCAAGAGTTGCTGCACACTAAGACACGGTTCCGCCACATCCCCAATTTCGTGCTGGATGCGTCGTTGACATGCGCCGGCGGGGAGGAAAACATCGACGTGTGTCAGGGCGACGGGGGCTCTGCTCTGGTGTGCTCTATAGGG CACCGAGAAGGCAAGATGCGCTACGCAGTGGTGGGTCTGGTGGCGTACGGTCTGGAGTGCGGCAAGCGCGACGTGCCGGGCGTGTATGTCAACGTGCCGCATCTCGCCGACTGG gTGGACCGGCAGATGCGTGCCGCGGGACTCGGCACAGACTCCTACTCCTTCTGA